A genomic segment from Cyanobium sp. NIES-981 encodes:
- a CDS encoding YcjF family protein, translating to MTPPLPSGPDTTASAFPPSPPPALRLLGGGVSRWWPLGLAVVGGGVVLDGLGHLSQLPLASAGTGALGLAALWWFGRRPAGPPSPGREDVTGWLRRLDALQGQFLTLEAETSGTVAGGSGAGVGALERTRALEAQRRLIERPGLTIGVAGTAPFAEERRPLLAEGLRGSAAITLNWAHPLASWSTDWVWPEPFQAAEVLLYWLRTPLTAADLRWLEALPDGLPAWLLVEHGADQDPEALRQELTAQLALRCDHSLLLWEPATTPLAAVLAPLARQLGRDAASLRRQRQLRGLRSLHDSWQADLETLRRQRFQLLQQRTQWLVAAGVVAAPLPSLDVVVLAVANGLMLQEMARLWQCPWSGDQLRAAATELAKASLALGVVEWSTQMLCSLIRLHGATWLVGSAVQALSAAYLTRVVGRAMADVLALSAGVREPDLERIKREAPLLVARAAEAEKLDWNGFLQQGRQWWSAQRLAATGG from the coding sequence TTGACGCCGCCACTGCCGTCCGGGCCAGACACCACCGCCTCGGCTTTCCCCCCGTCTCCTCCCCCGGCGCTGCGCCTGCTGGGCGGCGGCGTGTCCCGCTGGTGGCCCCTCGGCCTTGCTGTGGTGGGAGGCGGGGTGGTGCTGGATGGCCTGGGCCATCTCTCCCAGCTGCCCCTCGCCTCGGCCGGAACCGGCGCCCTGGGGCTGGCCGCGCTCTGGTGGTTCGGACGGCGCCCAGCCGGTCCGCCCTCCCCCGGGCGGGAGGATGTGACCGGCTGGCTGCGCCGGCTGGATGCCCTGCAGGGGCAGTTCCTCACCCTCGAAGCCGAGACCAGCGGCACGGTGGCAGGCGGTTCCGGCGCCGGCGTGGGGGCTCTGGAGCGCACGCGGGCCCTGGAGGCCCAGCGCCGGCTGATCGAGCGTCCCGGCCTCACCATCGGTGTGGCTGGAACCGCCCCGTTCGCGGAGGAACGCCGTCCCCTCCTGGCGGAGGGACTGCGTGGATCGGCGGCGATCACCCTGAACTGGGCCCATCCCCTGGCCAGCTGGAGCACCGACTGGGTGTGGCCCGAGCCCTTTCAGGCCGCCGAAGTTCTCCTCTACTGGCTGCGCACCCCGCTGACGGCGGCAGACCTGCGCTGGCTCGAGGCTCTGCCCGACGGCCTGCCTGCCTGGCTGCTGGTGGAGCACGGAGCAGATCAGGATCCGGAGGCTCTGCGCCAGGAGCTCACCGCCCAGCTGGCCCTCCGCTGCGACCACAGCCTGTTGCTGTGGGAGCCCGCCACCACGCCGCTGGCGGCGGTGCTGGCGCCGCTGGCGCGTCAGCTCGGCCGGGATGCCGCTTCCCTGCGCCGTCAGCGGCAGCTGCGTGGCCTGCGCAGCCTTCACGACAGCTGGCAGGCAGATCTCGAGACCCTGCGCCGCCAGCGCTTTCAGCTGCTGCAGCAGCGCACCCAGTGGCTGGTGGCGGCCGGAGTGGTGGCAGCCCCCCTGCCGAGCCTCGATGTGGTGGTGCTGGCCGTGGCCAACGGTCTGATGCTCCAGGAGATGGCGCGTCTCTGGCAGTGCCCCTGGTCGGGCGACCAGCTGCGGGCGGCGGCCACCGAGCTGGCCAAGGCCTCCCTGGCCCTCGGAGTGGTGGAGTGGAGCACGCAGATGCTGTGTTCCCTGATCCGCCTGCACGGCGCCACCTGGCTGGTCGGCAGCGCCGTGCAGGCGCTCAGCGCGGCCTACCTCACCCGCGTGGTGGGCCGGGCCATGGCCGATGTGCTCGCCCTCTCCGCCGGGGTGCGGGAGCCGGATCTGGAGCGGATCAAGCGGGAGGCCCCCCTGCTGGTGGCCCGCGCCGCCGAGGCGGAGAAGCTCGACTGGAATGGATTCCTGCAGCAGGGCCGCCAGTGGTGGTCGGCCCAGCGCCTGGCGGCCACCGGCGGCTGA
- the psbA gene encoding photosystem II q(b) protein, with translation MTTAVRGSRAESWESFCQWITSTNNRIYVGWFGVLMIPCLLAATICFIVAMIAAPPVDIDGIREPVAGSFLYGNNIISGAVVPSSNAIGLHFYPIWEAASLDEWLYNGGPYQLVVFHFLIGISCYMGRQWELSYRLGMRPWICVAYSAPLSAAFAVFLIYPFGQGSFSDGMPLGISGTFNFMLVFQAEHNILMHPFHMLGVAGVFGGSLFSAMHGSLVTSSLLRETTESESQNYGYKFGQEEETYNIVAAHGYFGRLIFQYASFNNSRSLHFFLAAWPVVGIWFTALGVSTMAFNLNGFNFNQSILDAQGKVVPTWADVINRANLGMEVMHERNAHNFPLDLAAVETTPVALAAPAIG, from the coding sequence ATGACCACTGCTGTTCGCGGCAGCCGCGCAGAAAGCTGGGAAAGCTTCTGCCAGTGGATCACCTCCACCAACAACCGCATTTATGTGGGTTGGTTCGGGGTGCTGATGATCCCCTGTCTTCTGGCTGCCACCATCTGCTTCATCGTGGCGATGATCGCCGCTCCCCCCGTCGACATCGACGGCATCCGGGAGCCCGTGGCGGGTTCCTTCCTCTACGGCAACAACATCATCTCCGGTGCCGTTGTGCCTTCCAGCAACGCCATCGGCCTGCACTTCTATCCCATCTGGGAGGCCGCCAGCCTCGATGAGTGGCTGTACAACGGCGGCCCTTACCAACTGGTGGTGTTCCACTTCCTGATCGGCATCTCCTGCTACATGGGTCGCCAGTGGGAGCTGTCCTACCGCCTGGGCATGCGTCCCTGGATCTGCGTGGCCTACAGCGCCCCGCTCTCGGCCGCCTTCGCCGTGTTCCTGATCTATCCCTTCGGTCAGGGCTCCTTCTCCGACGGCATGCCCCTCGGCATCAGTGGCACCTTCAACTTCATGCTGGTGTTCCAGGCCGAGCACAACATCCTGATGCACCCCTTCCACATGCTGGGTGTGGCCGGTGTGTTCGGCGGCAGCCTGTTCTCCGCCATGCACGGCTCGCTGGTGACCTCCTCGCTGCTGCGGGAGACCACTGAGAGCGAGAGCCAGAACTACGGCTACAAGTTCGGCCAGGAGGAGGAGACCTACAACATCGTGGCCGCCCACGGTTACTTCGGTCGCCTGATCTTCCAGTACGCCAGCTTCAACAACAGCCGCAGCCTCCACTTCTTCCTGGCGGCCTGGCCGGTGGTGGGGATCTGGTTCACCGCCCTGGGGGTGAGCACGATGGCCTTCAACCTGAACGGCTTCAACTTCAACCAGTCGATCCTGGATGCCCAGGGCAAGGTGGTTCCCACCTGGGCCGACGTGATCAACCGCGCCAACCTGGGCATGGAAGTGATGCACGAGCGCAACGCCCACAACTTCCCGCTTGACCTGGCGGCCGTGGAGACCACCCCCGTGGCCCTCGCGGCTCCCGCCATCGGTTGA
- a CDS encoding metal ABC transporter substrate-binding protein, producing MLLVSCALQRPEPRSRDSDARPVVLTTFTVLADLARQVAGDRLRVESITKQGAEIHGYQPTPSDVERASRADLILENGLGLELWARRFTAAAGDVPTVTLSEGLTPLLIEEDAYAGKPNPHAWMSPQRAMHYVDRATLAFSRLDPEGAPLFRANAEAYKARLRALDQELRASLAAIPAARRVLVSCEGAFSYLARDYGMQEAYLWPVNAESEVTPQRMTRLIATIQERQVPTVFCESTVSDKAQREVARASGARFGGTFYVDSLSGPDGPAPTLLDLQRHNVGLLLQGLRGAPAPAGGSQP from the coding sequence CTGCTGCTGGTCTCCTGTGCCCTTCAGCGGCCCGAGCCTCGCAGCCGCGACAGCGATGCCCGCCCGGTGGTGCTCACCACCTTCACGGTGCTGGCCGATCTGGCGCGGCAGGTGGCGGGTGATCGCCTGCGGGTGGAGTCGATCACCAAGCAGGGCGCCGAGATCCACGGCTACCAGCCCACCCCCAGCGACGTGGAACGGGCCAGCCGGGCAGACCTGATCCTGGAGAACGGGCTGGGCCTCGAGCTCTGGGCGCGCAGGTTCACCGCCGCCGCCGGTGACGTGCCCACCGTGACCCTCAGCGAGGGCCTCACGCCCCTGCTGATCGAGGAGGATGCCTACGCCGGCAAGCCCAACCCCCACGCCTGGATGTCTCCCCAGCGGGCCATGCACTACGTGGACCGGGCCACCCTTGCCTTCTCCCGCCTCGATCCCGAGGGTGCCCCGCTGTTCCGTGCCAACGCCGAGGCCTACAAGGCCAGGTTGCGCGCGTTGGATCAGGAGCTGCGTGCCAGCCTGGCCGCCATTCCTGCGGCGAGACGGGTGCTGGTGAGCTGTGAAGGGGCCTTTTCCTACCTTGCCCGCGACTACGGCATGCAGGAGGCCTACCTCTGGCCGGTCAACGCCGAGAGTGAGGTGACTCCCCAGCGCATGACCCGGCTGATCGCCACCATCCAGGAACGGCAGGTGCCCACGGTCTTCTGCGAGAGCACGGTGAGTGACAAGGCCCAGCGGGAGGTGGCCCGTGCTTCCGGAGCCCGCTTCGGCGGCACCTTCTACGTCGATTCCCTCTCCGGGCCGGACGGCCCGGCCCCCACGCTGCTGGACCTGCAGCGCCACAACGTGGGACTGCTCCTGCAGGGGCTCAGAGGCGCCCCGGCTCCGGCAGGGGGAAGCCAGCCATGA